Proteins encoded together in one Amblyomma americanum isolate KBUSLIRL-KWMA chromosome 1, ASM5285725v1, whole genome shotgun sequence window:
- the LOC144113413 gene encoding uncharacterized protein LOC144113413 isoform X2 produces the protein MGFFSPLSPVRYWFLRSSAAHIFNACCRRGLRALPAPGEKSTRRPAAWSQVVSSLLSSVFSLGLVACIVSHYKMGARSWSERRSRPAPHDPQPYQHVLLPPVQSALYSSASAAERQRAALAAARDAQVRAASVRTDLALELPPTVALPEEHPLAGSVRLRDADQEQELYGACVRAPPNRTVRDGSPPCGGGGRLRRVVVRSNSVTPCNRTARWHSPDCQRPGGV, from the exons ATGGGCTTCTTCTCGCCCCTTTCTCCGGTCCGTTATTGGTTTCTGCGCTCGTCGGCGGCACACATCTTCAATgcatgctgccgccgcggtctgcGCGCGCTCCCAGCTCCCGGCGAGAAGTCGACGCGACGGCCTGCAG CCTGGAGCCAGGTGGTGAGCAGCCTGTTGAGCTCGGTGTTCAGCCTGGGGCTGGTCGCCTGCATCGTGAGCCACTACAAGATGGGCGCCCGGTCGTGGAGCGAGCGGCGCAGTCGGCCGGCGCCCCACGACCCGCAGCCCTACCAGCACGTGCTCCTGCCGCCCGTGCAGTCG GCGCTGTACTCGTCGGCGAGCGCGGCGGAGCGGCAGCGCGCCGCCCTGGCCGCGGCGCGCGACGCCCAGGTCCGCGCGGCCTCGGTGCGCACCGACCTGGCGCTCGAGCTTCCGCCCACGGTGGCGCTGCCCGAGGAGCACCCGCTGGCCGGCAGCGTGCGGCTGCGCGACGCCGACCAGGAGCAGGAGCTGTAcggcgcgtgcgtgcgcgcgccgcCCAACCGGACGGTGCGCGACGGGAGCCCGccttgcggcggcggcggccggctGCGACGCGTCGTCGTGCGCTCCAACTCGGTGACCCCCTGCAACCGGACTGCGCGCTGGCACAGCCCGGACTGCCAGCGGCCCGGGGGCGTTTGA
- the LOC144113413 gene encoding protein TMEPAI-like isoform X5 → MLASSAWSQVVSSLLSSVFSLGLVACIVSHYKMGARSWSERRSRPAPHDPQPYQHVLLPPVQSALYSSASAAERQRAALAAARDAQVRAASVRTDLALELPPTVALPEEHPLAGSVRLRDADQEQELYGACVRAPPNRTVRDGSPPCGGGGRLRRVVVRSNSVTPCNRTARWHSPDCQRPGGV, encoded by the exons CAGCCTGGAGCCAGGTGGTGAGCAGCCTGTTGAGCTCGGTGTTCAGCCTGGGGCTGGTCGCCTGCATCGTGAGCCACTACAAGATGGGCGCCCGGTCGTGGAGCGAGCGGCGCAGTCGGCCGGCGCCCCACGACCCGCAGCCCTACCAGCACGTGCTCCTGCCGCCCGTGCAGTCG GCGCTGTACTCGTCGGCGAGCGCGGCGGAGCGGCAGCGCGCCGCCCTGGCCGCGGCGCGCGACGCCCAGGTCCGCGCGGCCTCGGTGCGCACCGACCTGGCGCTCGAGCTTCCGCCCACGGTGGCGCTGCCCGAGGAGCACCCGCTGGCCGGCAGCGTGCGGCTGCGCGACGCCGACCAGGAGCAGGAGCTGTAcggcgcgtgcgtgcgcgcgccgcCCAACCGGACGGTGCGCGACGGGAGCCCGccttgcggcggcggcggccggctGCGACGCGTCGTCGTGCGCTCCAACTCGGTGACCCCCTGCAACCGGACTGCGCGCTGGCACAGCCCGGACTGCCAGCGGCCCGGGGGCGTTTGA
- the LOC144113413 gene encoding uncharacterized protein LOC144113413 isoform X1, which yields MGFFSPLSPVRYWFLRSSAAHIFNACCRRGLRALPAPGEKSTRRPAAAWSQVVSSLLSSVFSLGLVACIVSHYKMGARSWSERRSRPAPHDPQPYQHVLLPPVQSALYSSASAAERQRAALAAARDAQVRAASVRTDLALELPPTVALPEEHPLAGSVRLRDADQEQELYGACVRAPPNRTVRDGSPPCGGGGRLRRVVVRSNSVTPCNRTARWHSPDCQRPGGV from the exons ATGGGCTTCTTCTCGCCCCTTTCTCCGGTCCGTTATTGGTTTCTGCGCTCGTCGGCGGCACACATCTTCAATgcatgctgccgccgcggtctgcGCGCGCTCCCAGCTCCCGGCGAGAAGTCGACGCGACGGCCTGCAG CAGCCTGGAGCCAGGTGGTGAGCAGCCTGTTGAGCTCGGTGTTCAGCCTGGGGCTGGTCGCCTGCATCGTGAGCCACTACAAGATGGGCGCCCGGTCGTGGAGCGAGCGGCGCAGTCGGCCGGCGCCCCACGACCCGCAGCCCTACCAGCACGTGCTCCTGCCGCCCGTGCAGTCG GCGCTGTACTCGTCGGCGAGCGCGGCGGAGCGGCAGCGCGCCGCCCTGGCCGCGGCGCGCGACGCCCAGGTCCGCGCGGCCTCGGTGCGCACCGACCTGGCGCTCGAGCTTCCGCCCACGGTGGCGCTGCCCGAGGAGCACCCGCTGGCCGGCAGCGTGCGGCTGCGCGACGCCGACCAGGAGCAGGAGCTGTAcggcgcgtgcgtgcgcgcgccgcCCAACCGGACGGTGCGCGACGGGAGCCCGccttgcggcggcggcggccggctGCGACGCGTCGTCGTGCGCTCCAACTCGGTGACCCCCTGCAACCGGACTGCGCGCTGGCACAGCCCGGACTGCCAGCGGCCCGGGGGCGTTTGA
- the LOC144113413 gene encoding protein TMEPAI-like isoform X6, whose protein sequence is MLASSWSQVVSSLLSSVFSLGLVACIVSHYKMGARSWSERRSRPAPHDPQPYQHVLLPPVQSALYSSASAAERQRAALAAARDAQVRAASVRTDLALELPPTVALPEEHPLAGSVRLRDADQEQELYGACVRAPPNRTVRDGSPPCGGGGRLRRVVVRSNSVTPCNRTARWHSPDCQRPGGV, encoded by the exons CCTGGAGCCAGGTGGTGAGCAGCCTGTTGAGCTCGGTGTTCAGCCTGGGGCTGGTCGCCTGCATCGTGAGCCACTACAAGATGGGCGCCCGGTCGTGGAGCGAGCGGCGCAGTCGGCCGGCGCCCCACGACCCGCAGCCCTACCAGCACGTGCTCCTGCCGCCCGTGCAGTCG GCGCTGTACTCGTCGGCGAGCGCGGCGGAGCGGCAGCGCGCCGCCCTGGCCGCGGCGCGCGACGCCCAGGTCCGCGCGGCCTCGGTGCGCACCGACCTGGCGCTCGAGCTTCCGCCCACGGTGGCGCTGCCCGAGGAGCACCCGCTGGCCGGCAGCGTGCGGCTGCGCGACGCCGACCAGGAGCAGGAGCTGTAcggcgcgtgcgtgcgcgcgccgcCCAACCGGACGGTGCGCGACGGGAGCCCGccttgcggcggcggcggccggctGCGACGCGTCGTCGTGCGCTCCAACTCGGTGACCCCCTGCAACCGGACTGCGCGCTGGCACAGCCCGGACTGCCAGCGGCCCGGGGGCGTTTGA
- the LOC144113413 gene encoding uncharacterized protein LOC144113413 isoform X4, with protein MLPPRSARAPSSRREVDATACRYAFAAWSQVVSSLLSSVFSLGLVACIVSHYKMGARSWSERRSRPAPHDPQPYQHVLLPPVQSALYSSASAAERQRAALAAARDAQVRAASVRTDLALELPPTVALPEEHPLAGSVRLRDADQEQELYGACVRAPPNRTVRDGSPPCGGGGRLRRVVVRSNSVTPCNRTARWHSPDCQRPGGV; from the exons atgctgccgccgcggtctgcGCGCGCTCCCAGCTCCCGGCGAGAAGTCGACGCGACGGCCTGCAGGTATGCCTTCG CAGCCTGGAGCCAGGTGGTGAGCAGCCTGTTGAGCTCGGTGTTCAGCCTGGGGCTGGTCGCCTGCATCGTGAGCCACTACAAGATGGGCGCCCGGTCGTGGAGCGAGCGGCGCAGTCGGCCGGCGCCCCACGACCCGCAGCCCTACCAGCACGTGCTCCTGCCGCCCGTGCAGTCG GCGCTGTACTCGTCGGCGAGCGCGGCGGAGCGGCAGCGCGCCGCCCTGGCCGCGGCGCGCGACGCCCAGGTCCGCGCGGCCTCGGTGCGCACCGACCTGGCGCTCGAGCTTCCGCCCACGGTGGCGCTGCCCGAGGAGCACCCGCTGGCCGGCAGCGTGCGGCTGCGCGACGCCGACCAGGAGCAGGAGCTGTAcggcgcgtgcgtgcgcgcgccgcCCAACCGGACGGTGCGCGACGGGAGCCCGccttgcggcggcggcggccggctGCGACGCGTCGTCGTGCGCTCCAACTCGGTGACCCCCTGCAACCGGACTGCGCGCTGGCACAGCCCGGACTGCCAGCGGCCCGGGGGCGTTTGA